Proteins from one Anopheles nili chromosome 2, idAnoNiliSN_F5_01, whole genome shotgun sequence genomic window:
- the LOC128726876 gene encoding dmX-like protein 1, giving the protein MNCHQILSGACNAGDRCFAVGSVEGVPFTAYAAGCNIVVLASNFERVQIIPGAVHNYIRISALDASTDTGKIAAAYEDKVCIFEPTPLIHTERASTHGLEYKWVQTGSLQAASHISSLSWNLEGTRLLTGGTVLQLWHERLSKQDEDEPTSVKFEIGGERDPKTPTGEEETDSSSWDCVWKCHTATPVHHMAFSPDGTLFATSGKSDRLVKVWYENKYTLFPNKSFDQSQSQSFIGGSEVSYGFVYVAHPRAVTHLSWRKTSKYMPKGSVSNMLVTSCLDNICRVWVETILPEDGLVNMNQFDPLASQNPKFRTHRHKHRFMQRLKHMKTCFHIRRHAKHSGNGGVNGLNGMGPGFGGPGASSGFGNAPIPTLPSTYSVHDFHSYGYHGTGMRSGLHFHLAASINAETDIPLVPSMHTTDPSVQPNFILHWLNNKEMHFTLQAEGILQEMTRKVIEKEDMQNVSGNVSEGGGGAGANEPGGSMLMEEGTINEHHRKGQLRSTLSQEESNSSEEHPALHSQHRSHSIGAGSHVGLPSHHSLSNTTSINSLANDGHLHVTDSLDMKIDCLLRDWQHNPDLLFSIHPIDGSYLIWVVEWLDEYHPGSYRQAQVSFSTRIPSAFPLGDAMSMSTTVALYNTGGNLGFRDMIMRGPKSSSAVGGQYNAGQLDIVSDVITSLPSVMEENEANEDDNAEHGSNADTEDPDGEKAEDDGAKKDNTGVDGSSPEQADILTAPPSPTISMVTKHSNGTLNLWQLTFADRSKFSQVLSIGHASRASGHRFRVNDITCHPVLPLLLTTSHHNIPDMPTNGTTQSESGNGNRAAGMNRSKDVCVPSGFCSELILWRVDAVGPLSQSGGVSELARINSPEISAFSNVAWIPTLLPSTTLGNLSNSPSACFVASDGECLRVYQAVIDARTLLAEISSSERRFRRMDSLMSLSTESSENAAMVPPILHDKIKIVSQQSTARPGCIIQLDAIDDATHDWQNTQFLHVFQEQLITGERTELADPFGGVKPTIGLMDGGMGAMVDLQRNAQFEQPFYLVVLERTANGTTLHMWRIVIASQPTAADEMSSSMMYVPDSNLVQDLEDPENPQRPSVIPDDVPKGAGSQHPRNAPLDHASHVNISTTKVCTQELPLPDGVDVIHAAPAAGHLSSSSIYPACFAPYIIVTACSDSTVRFWKCKSSRNGGASDSGKHDENRPSRYEWCEWEMIRKDQESTIDVNGQLLHISAAYSGRIACAYKYGKSFTRPTKSTDPETRFVNLSVAIYECESTGGSEWVLEDTIHLKNIHLPRIQVDQNLDLSYLYDTRTLQKKQRLNQVLHTLSHDEARLPRSGNGDVTPETLAKPGTGLLAVPSFSTLQSLRKSITEHGNTCPITQKHLVQLDWVSKEDGSHILTVAVGSKILLFTPVCSDLAQSNMKAMKESQSSNRPLLRKASSLAQPHFNDEIRWMKLRQIELTTADGLPPLPMQISWVRDGIFVAGMDSEMHVYSQWKPQSNSLYNVHNQLDIDDIYDTRNLKDEDLRSMAQDSSQRRLANVSSMPVLSRVSSINLNQMLSSADAKKKKPLGTASTGQIGAAASATTNGADQQSPGHHDYMTDYGLFEASRIACPVLPQYHPKQLMELLNSGKIRWVKAILAHLVRCISGSYTVRGGGGDEESLNRQRGWSRTRTLSISCPAGTVSPLEPRGSTTQIPEELTLDYAEITSIPPLPLWTLLAADKESTSNNLQQNDEDYNELFESNTADESLDDLLDDESGGGEMNRHTDRRSSLPEKHYLSHFGPRQGQLLSRLLTHTHLPGLSSLDQMHLLALADTVSTCNIDFAERFAIDAAKTAIAKENLTGVPNTESVSTDSLDDCGLRFLLAMKHYNYLLRCLPISQRHSFQKQGVGTSNIVWAFHSESEEELLNLIPSYVKGQPKWHVLKELGVGWWLRNNNLLRQCIERLAKASFQANQDPLDAAIYYMAMKKKSVVWGLYRSKRDEKMTAFFANNFAEDRWRKAALKNAFALLGKQRFEHAVAFFLLANSLSDALEVCLTKLEDLQLALVITRLYEGEHDATPPSFKRLLFEEVLGCDKNGENQDLSRAHPDPFLRSMALWILKDYTGSLSTLLDSQIGSMHPLFDDESAALGSGSHHDTSHSTNPNVFNFYVYLRTHPLLIRQHIALSAQDKRKAQVVIAGFSYGGADASTVSGGLSTDKQIQLEDSITPLERQLYFTTAHAHFKAGCPALALEVLSKLPTKVIEQETSNVQSPGSGLEIKDQSTLIATGTLDWSNGNSSKDTAVSSFDWGASTGNSTAMDWGAPVTSQLNGGNDEFKIVWDDDEAGAENESSDDDGGIQIKKKPDTESLPLNKMAETELEDGSAGGGSLDIMAQQLKFIACLKILMEELSTLATGFEVDGGQLRYQLYVWLEREVEALKQLCNYSTGDSENTAIEDTTTAEAMDRDTPLLANKFPHDKPTLHEILIQEKQDFEAKVQRAARRKRWLKANETLLRTLLSYCSLHGASGGGLASVRMELVLLLQELQQEKTQQQLLSPLPFPTTLPLLSACVAGNKTVIADPLRYLQSHTHDMLQTMVNMRTPPHMNRAYTFPSGIFVLRDLAVALSACIYQSLCDSDTFSVKQSSSSVDGGSQGGCHSPGMETIAKLNASCQSTHLMANAAAHQRRRKYSTDEPLAVSTPPSKWPGVTNLRALLAREKDEDTPRLNVLLCESFVAAYMALFVYALTTCDSHILYRLAGQNFSDGSWSALFGGGVKKLLRKATSHAQTVQAQLQQDSVESAADAGTTAAEGSVWGAVTSLTKHRVKLNMKLLGPFAGPQGASNMKEDKPTYREQFVPPEMSMVSYFLTKPIPKGIGADEEEYDSADSAVSDLDDEDEDEDVFNDPLNNDPKASQVSAAVRKHRLENTEHSNPNSYSWCIMRFALIRVAQNQLQSFIGVAGIEMQELPVCSPLVHGILRTLSLWQDLLKEELENRGPASVDYIPGCFIESEAKGPAIHKYRSLLERSNTPFSPCLSASAPARRLWNYLVRIESVQDIFIRAVFAASIIDSSTPIGHENNGSITGVYQQHNQNIPEPVRIIHKDQEQISAFCLNMVNPGLLALATPREVQEMDISLLLESPNWMEDECEMDIMNLAKDIESLPSSSFLVIQTSTDKHLINQNINSAQNYGAPSSPQPGIAGQSGRGASVVIKHKVDNIKRMSAHPLLAMYLTGGQDGSVQMWEWSHQQVVWTPRPPGTFAKVTRCRFSQHGNKFGIADGDGNLSLWQVGLVSQSNRPFFTYQCHNKGITDFVFLGSCSLVATAGHSSESKNVAIWDTLLPQKKALVAAFTCHDQGASSLAYAPQHQMLISAGKKGDVSIFDVRQRVLRHRFQAHEHPIKCLAIDPNEEQFVTGSADGDIKVWGLNVHTQLYSFIGEHARSSFFKHIGQGVTQLQIDQGGRLFSCGADGSMKVRQLPDRESIVHSLY; this is encoded by the exons ATGAATTGTCATCAGATTCTAAGTGGTGCTTGCAACGCTGGCGATCGTTGTTTTGCTGTCGGATCCGTTGAAGGTGTTCCTTTCACA GCCTACGCAGCGGGATGCAACATTGTCGTGCTAGCGAGCAACTTCGAGCGTGTCCAAATTATACCCGGAGCGGTGCACAATTACATCCGCATATCGGCCTTAGATGCAAGCACCGATACCGGGAAAATTGCGGCCGCCTACGAGGATAAAGTTTGCATCTTTGAGCCGACCCCACTGATACACACGGAACGCGCTTCAACACATGGTCTGGAGTACAA GTGGGTTCAGACAGGAAGTTTGCAAGCTGCTTCCCATATCAGCTCACTGTCGTGGAACCTCGAAGGAACGCGTCTGCTGACGGGAGGAACGGTATTACAGTTGTGGCATGAACGTTTATCCAAGCAGGACGAAGATGAGCCAACGT CGGTTAAATTTGAAATTGGTGGAGAACGCGATCCGAAAACGCCCACTGGCGAAGAGGAAACCGATAGCAGCTCATGGGATTGCGTATGGAAGTGTCACACTGCAACGCCGGTTCATCATATGGCGTTTAGCCCAGATGGAACGCTGTTTGCAACCTCCGGCAAAAGCGATCGTTTGGTGAAGGTTTGGTACGAGAACAAATACA CTTTGTTTCCGAACAAGAGTTTTGATCAGTCGCAGTCACAAAGCTTCATTGGTGGCTCCGAAGTCAGTTATGGATTCGTGTACGTCGCCCATCCGCGTGCCGTTACGCACCTTTCGTGGCGCAAGACGAGCAAATACATGCCAAAGGGATCGGTGTCCAATATGTTAGTTACCTCGTGCTTGGACAACATATGCCGAGTCTGGGTGGAGACGATACTGCCGGAAGATGGGTTGGTGAACATGAACCAGTTTGATCCATTGGCTTCGCAAAATCCAAAGTTCCGTACGCATCGCCATAAGCATCGGTTTATGCAACGTTTGAAGCATATGAAAACATGCTTCCATATACGTCGGCATGCCAAACACAGCGGCAACGGTGGTGTTAACGGGCTGAATGGAATGGGTCCGGGTTTTGGTGGCCCCGGTGCTAGTTCCGGGTTTGGCAATGCACCAATTCCAACGTTGCCGTCGACGTATAGTGTCCATGACTTTCATTCGTACGGATACCACGGTACAGGTATGCGGTCTGGGTTGCATTTTCACTTGGCCGCGTCAATAAACGCCGAGACGGACATACCGCTGGTGCCGTCGATGCACACGACCGACCCATCGGTGCAACCCAACTTTATATTGCACTGGCTGAACAACAAGGAGATGCACTTTACGCTACAAGCCGAAGGAATTTTACAGGAGATGACGCGCAAAGTGATCGAAAAAGAGGACATGCAAAATGTTTCCGGTAACGTGAGTGAAGGTGGTGGAGGGGCAGGTGCAAACGAACCCGGCGGAAGCATGCTGATGGAAGAGGGAACCATTAACGAGCATCATCGAAAGGGACAGCTGAGAAGCACGCTCTCGCAGGAagaaagcaacagcagcgagGAGCATCCAGCGTTGCACTCGCAGCATAGATCTCATTCGATTGGCGCTGGCTCCCACGTCGGGCTGCCCAGCCATCACTCTTTATCTAACACGACTTCCATCAATTCGCTAGCGAACGATGGACATTTACATGTCACGGATTCGCTCGACATGAAGATCGATTGTCTGCTGCGCGACTGGCAGCATAACCCGGATCTGCTCTTTTCCATTCACCCAATCGACGGCAGCTATCTCATCTGGGTGGTCGAATGGTTGGACGAATACCATCCAGGATCGTATCGGCAAGCTcaggtttccttttccacacgCATCCCTTCTGCTTTCCCGCTGGGAGATGCCATGTCGATGTCTACGACGGTTGCCCTCTACAATACGGGTGGAAATCTGGGCTTCCGCGATATGATTATGCGCGGTCCGAAGTCATCGAGCGCCGTAGGAGGTCAATATAACGCCGGTCAGCTGGACATAGTGAGCGATGTAATTACGTCCCTGCCGAGCGTgatggaagaaaacgaagctaaCGAGGACGATAATGCGGAGCACGGTAGCAATGCTGACACGGAAGATCCGGATGGTGAAAAGGCAGAAGATGATGGCGCCAAAAAGGACAATACAGGTGTGGATGGCTCCTCGCCCGAGCAAGCAGACATTTTAACGGCACCACCGTCTCCCACCATCTCGATGGTAACAAAGCATTCGAACGGGACGCTCAACCTATGGCAGCTGACGTTTGCCGATAGAAGCAAGTTTTCGCAGGTTCTAAGCATAGGTCATGCTTCTCGTGCCTCCGGGCATCGATTCCGCGTGAATGACATAACGTGCCATCCCGTGTTGCCGTTGCTACTTACGACATCGCATCACAACATACCGGATATGCCGACGAACGGCACCACGCAATCCGAAAGTGGCAACGGCAACCGTGCAGCAGGCATGAACCGTTCGAAGGATGTATGCGTTCCATCCGGCTTCTGTTCCGAGCTGATATTGTGGCGTGTGGATGCGGTCGGACCACTGTCACAGTCGGGAGGCGTCAGTGAACTGGCCCGCATCAATTCGCCCGAAATTTCAGCCTTTAGCAACGTTGCCTGGATACCGACGTTGCTGCCCAGCACAACTCTCGGCAATCTAAGCAACTCCCCGTCGGCCTGCTTCGTGGCTAGCGATGGCGAATGTTTGCGTGTGTACCAGGCAGTGATTGATGCGCGCACATTGTTGGCCGAAATATCGAGCTCTGAGCGACGGTTTAGACGGATGGATTCACTTATGTCCTTGTCCACCGAGTCGTCGGAAAATGCAGCAATGGTACCTCCTATTCTGCACGACAAGATTAAGATCGTATCACAGCAGTCCACCGCTAGGCCAGGGTGCATTATACAGCTAGATGCAATCGATGATGCCACGCATGACTGGCAGAATACGCAGTTTTTGCACGTGTTCCAGGAGCAATTGATTACGGGTGAACGCACGGAACTGGCGGATCCGTTCGGTGGCG TGAAACCTACCATCGGGCTGATGGACGGTGGCATGGGTGCGATGGTGGATTTGCAGCGAAACGCTCAGTTTGAGCAACCGTTTTACTTGGTCGTGCTGGAGCGCACAGCAAACGGCACCACGCTGCACATGTGGCGTATTGTGATTGCTTCCCAACCGACTGCAGCTGATGAAATGAGCAGCAGCATGATGTACGTTCCGGACAGCAACCTGGTGCAGGATCTAGAGGATCCGGAGAATCCACAACGCCCATCGGTGATACCGGACGATGTTCCGAAGGGTGCCGGTTCCCAGCACCCCCGGAACGCGCCACTAGATCACGCATCACACGTCAACATTTCAACTACAAAAGTGTGTACTCAGGAACTACCCCTACCGGACGGGGTGGACGTAATCCATGCTGCACCGGCCGCAGGACATTTGAGCTCGTCCTCGATTTATCCGGCATGTTTTGCACCGTACATCATCGTAACGGCGTGTTCCGATTCAACGGTACGATTTTGGAAGTGTAAAAGCAGTCGCAACGGTGGTGCTAGTGATAGTGGAAAACACGATGAAAACCGGCCGTCCAGATACGAGTGGTGTGAGTGGGAAATGATTCGCAAAGACCAAGAATCGACGATCGACGTGAACGGGCAACTGTTGCACATTAGCGCCGCTTATTCTGGGCGTATCGCGTGCGCGTACAAGTACGGCAAGTCCTTCACGCGTCCGACGAAGAGCACCGATCCGGAAACGCGCTTTGTCAACCTGAGTGTGGCTATCTACGAATGTGAATCGACCGGTGGCAGCGAGTGGGTGCTCGAGGATACCATTCACCTGAAAAACATTCATCTACCGCGCATTCAGGTGGACCAAAACCTGGATCTCAGCTATCTGTACGACACGCGCACGCTACAAAAGAAGCAGCGATTAAACCAGGTGCTGCACACTCTGTCGCACGATGAGGCTCGATTGCCGAGATCCGGCAACGGCGATGTAACACCGGAAACGCTCGCTAAACCCGGCACGGGGCTGCTtgccgtgccgagcttcagcaCGCTACAGTCCCTGCGCAAGAGCATCACCGAGCACGGAAACACGTGTCCCATCACGCAGAAGCATCTGGTACAGCTAGATTGGGTTTCGAAGGAGGATGGCTCGCACATCCTAACCGTGGCAGTGGGGAGCAAAATTTTGCTCTTCACTCCGGTATGCAGCGATCTGGCTCAATCGAACATGAAGGCGATGAAGGAATCGCAATCGTCCAACCGACCGCTACTGCGCAAGGCCAGTTCGTTAGCGCAGCCTCATTTCAACGACGAAATACGCTGGATGAAATTGCGCCAGATCGAACTGACTACGGCCGATGGGTTGCCACCGCTGCCGATGCAAATTTCCTGGGTGAGAGACGGCATCTTTGTCGCCGGCATGGACTCGGAGATGCACGTGTACTCGCAGTGGAAACCACAAAGCAATAGTCTGTACAACGTGCACAACCAACTCGACATTGACGACATATACGACACGCGTAACCTGAAGGATGAAGATCTTCGCTCGATGGCGCAGGACAGCAGTCAACGGCGGTTGGCGAACGTTTCGTCGATGCCTGTTCTGTCGCGGGTCAGCTCCATCAACTTGAATCAGATGCTGTCATCAGCGGATgccaagaaaaagaaaccgctGGGTACCGCCAGCACTGGACAGATTGGAGCGGCAGCTTCAGCTACCACGAACGGCGCTGACCAGCAATCGCCCGGCCATCATGACTACATGACCGATTACGGACTGTTTGAGGCATCTCGCATCGCGTGCCCTGTCCTGCCACAGTACCATCCGAAGCAGTTGATGGAACTGTTAAACTCGGGCAAGATTCGCTGGGTCAAAGCCATCCTGGCGCATCTTGTCCGTTGTATTAGCGGATCGTACACGGTACGCGGTGGCGGAGGtgacgaagagagtctcaatCGACAG CGTGGTTGGTCTAGAACTCGCACACTTTCCATTAGCTGCCCGGCAGGCACCGTTAGTCCTCTTGAACCAAGAGGATCGACGACACAG ATTCCGGAAGAGTTGACCCTTGACTATGCGGAAATCACATCAATTCCCCCGTTACCACTATGGACCTTGTTGGCAGCGGATAAGGAATCGACCAGCAATaatttgcagcaaaatgaCGAA GACTACAACGAGCTGTTCGAAAGCAATACTGCCGATGAATCGTTAGATGATTTGCTAGACGACGAAAGCGGTGGCGGCGAGATGAACCGTCATACGGATCGACGCTCTTCGCTACCGGAAAAGCACTATCTTTCGCACTTTGGTCCCCGGCAAGGACAACTGCTGTCCCGGTTGCTGACTCACACTCACCTGCCTGGGCTGTCGTCACTGGATCAGATGCATTTGCTCGCGTTGGCCGACACGGTGTCGACATGCAACATCGATTTTGCGGAACGGTTCGCAATAGACGCGGCCAAAACGGCAattgcgaaggaaaatttgACCGGTGTTCCAAACACAGAAAGTGTATCGACAGATTCCCTGGACGATTGTGGGCTTCGATTTTTGCTGGCGATGAAACACTACAACTATCTGTTGCGTTGCTTACCCATTTCGCAACGGCATTCGTTCCAGAAGCAGGGTGTCGGTACGTCCAACATCGTGTGGGCTTTCCACTCGGAGAGCGAGGAAGAGCTGCTCAATCTGATACCGTCGTACGTGAAAGGACAGCCCAAGTGGCACGTGCTCAAGGAACTGGGCGTTGGTTGGTGGTTGCGCAATAATAACCTGCTGCGCCAGTGCATCGAGCGCTTGGCGAAGGCTTCGTTCCAGGCTAACCAGGACCCGTTGGATGCTGCCATCTATTACATggcgatgaaaaagaaatccgTTGTGTGGGGACTGTACCGGTCGAAGAGAGACGAAAAGATGACGGCCTTTTTCGCTAACAACTTTGCCGAGGATCGTTGGCGTAAAGCTGCGTTGAAAAACGCATTCGCACTGCTCGGAAAGCAGCGGTTTGAGCATGCAGTGGCATTCTTCCTGCTGGCCAATTCACTCAGCGATGCACTGGAGGTGTGCCTAACGAAGCTGGAAGATCTGCAGCTGGCGCTGGTGATCACGAGATTGTACGAAGGAGAGCACGATGCAACTCCACCCAGCTTTAAGCGGTTGCTTTTCGAGGAGGTGCTGGGTTGCGACAAGAATGGTGAAAATCAGGACCTCAGCCGAGCGCATCCTGATCCATTTCTACGTTCGATGGCACTGTGGATTTTGAAGGATTACACCGGCAGCTTGAGCACGTTGCTCGACAGCCAAATTGGCAGCATGCACCCACTGTTTGATGATGAAAGTGCGGCCCTTGGCAGTGGCTCTCATCATGACACTAGTCATTCGACGAACCCGAACGTGTTCAACTTTTACGTGTATTTGCGCACGCACCCTCTGCTGATTAGGCAGCACATTGCCTTGTCGGCGCAGGATAAGCGAAAGGCTCAAGTTGTCATTGCAGGATTTAGCTACGGCGGTGCGGATGCCAGCACCGTATCGGGTGGACTTTCGACGGATAAGCAAATACAGCTGGAGGATTCGATCACGCCGCTAGAAAGACAGCTCTACTTTACCACTGCCCATGCTCACTTTAAAGCCGGATGTCCTGCGTTGGCACTGGAGGTGCTTAGTAAACTGCCTACCAAAGTCATCGAGCAGGAAACGAGCAATGTGCAAAGTCCCGGCAGCGGGCTTGAAATTAAGGATCAGAGTACGCTGATTGCCACCGGAACGCTTGACTGgagcaacggcaacagcagcaaagaCACGGCGGTCAGCTCATTCGATTGGGGAGCTTCCACTGGAAACAGTACGGCCATGGACTGGGGTGCACCAGTGACCTCTCAGCTGAACGGCGGAAATGATGAATTCAAAATCGTTTGGGATGATGACGAAGCGGGCGCCGAAAATGAGAGCAGCGACGATGACGGAGGCATCCAGATCAAGAAAAAACCCGACACGGAAAGTCTTCCACTCAACAAGATGGCTGAGACTGAGCTTGAAGACGGTTCGGCTGGGGGTGGTAGTTTGGATATTATGGCGCAACAGCTGAAGTTCATCGCATGCTTGAAGATTCTTATGGAGGAACTATCGACACTGGCCACGGGCTTTGAGGTGGATGGTGGTCAATTGCGCTATCAACTGTACGTTTGGCTAGAGCGTGAGGTGGAGGCACTGAAGCAGCTGTGCAACTATAGCACTGGTGATTCGGAAAATACGGCCATTGAAGATACCACCACGGCGGAAGCGATGGACCGTGACACGCCGCTGCTGGCAAACAAGTTCCCCCACGACAAGCCAACGTTGCACGAAATTCTCATTCAAGAAAAGCAAGATTTCGAAGCAAAAGTCCAGCGTGCAGCACGCCGCAAGCGCTGGTTGAAAGCCAACGAGACGCTGCTACGCACATTGCTTAGCTATTGCTCCCTGCATGGTGCCAGCGGTGGAGGCTTAGCCTCGGTGCGCATGGAGTTGGTCCTGCTGTTGCAGGAACTTCAACAGGAAAAGACgcaacagcagctgctgaGCCCACTGCCCTTCCCGACCACGTTGCCGTTGTTGAGTGCCTGCGTAGCCGGCAACAAAACGGTGATTGCGGATCCGCTGCGCTATCTGCAGTCCCACACGCACGATATGCTGCAAACGATGGTCAACATGCGTACGCCGCCGCATATGAACCGTGCCTACACCTTTCCGAGTGGTATCTTCGTCCTGCGGGATCTTGCCGTGGCGCTCTCGGCTTGCATCTACCAGTCGTTGTGCGATTCGGACACGTTCAGCGTGAAACAGTCGTCCTCGTCGGTCGACGGTGGCAGCCAGGGTGGTTGCCATAGTCCTGGCATGGAGACGATCGCCAAGCTGAACGCGAGCTGCCAGAGCACGCACCTTATGGCTAATGCGGCCGCTCATCAGCGCCGCCGGAAGTACTCGACCGATGAGCCATTGGCGGTGAGTACGCCTCCCTCCAAGTGGCCCGGGGTGACAAACCTGCGAGCGCTGCTGGCACGAGAGAAGGACGAAGATACACCGAGGTTGAACGTGTTACTGTGCGAATCGTTTGTGGCCGCCTACATGGCGCTGTTCGTGTACGCGCTCACCACTTGCGATAGCCACATTCTGTACCGCCTGGCTGGGCAGAACTTTTCCGACGGTTCCTGGTCGGCGTTATTCGGCGGTGGCGTTAAGAAGCTGTTGCGTAAAGCCACCTCGCATGCGCAAACTGTCCAGGCGCAACTGCAGCAGGATAGCGTGGAAAGTGCAGCTGATGCAGGCACCACCGCAGCTGAGGGTAGCGTATGGGGAGCGGTCACGTCACTCACCAAGCACCGGGTGAAGCTAAACATGAAGCTGTTGGGACCGTTCGCTGGACCGCAGGGTGCGTCTAACATGAAAGAAGACAAACCGACGTATCGAGAACAGTTTGTGCCGCCGGAAATGTCCATGGTGTCGTACTTTCTCACCAAACCAATTCCAAAGGGCATCGGAGCCGACGAGGAGGAGTACGATTCGGCCGATTCAGCCGTGTCCGATCttgacgacgaggacgaagatgAGGATGTGTTTAATGATCCGCTCAACAACGACCCCAAAGCATCACAAGTGTCGGCAGCGGTGCGAAAGCACCGGCTGGAAAACACGGAACACTCCAATCCAAACTCTTACTCGTGGTGCATAATGCGATTTGCACTGATACGCGTCGCGCAGAACCAGCTGCAATCGTTTATCGGGGTGGCCGGGATCGAAATGCAAG AGCTACCTGTCTGCAGCCCGTTGGTGCACGGCATACTGAGGACATTGTCTTTATGGCAAGATCTATTGAAGGAAGAGCTAGAAAATCGGGGACCTGCTTCTGTCGATTACATTCCTG GTTGCTTTATTGAATCGGAAGCGAAAGGTCCAGCAATACACAAGTATCGTTCGTTATTGGAGCGTTCAAATACACCATTTAGCCCGTGTCTGTCAGCATCCGCACCTGCTCGGCGGCTATGGAATTATTTGGTTCGGATCGAATCCGTTCAGGATATATTCATAAGAGCCGTTTTTG CAGCATCAATAATCGATTCCAGCACACCAATCGGACACGAAAATAATGGCAGCATAACCGGAGTTTATCAGCAGCATAATCAAAACATTCCAGAACCGGTACGCATCATACATAAGGATCAGGAACAGATATCGGCGTTCTGTCTCAACATGGTTAATCCGGGTTTGCTTGCACTCGCCACCCCGAGAGAGGTGCAAGAGATGGATATTTCTCTGCTGCTTGAATCGCCCAACTGGATGGAGGATGAATGTGAGATGGACATTATGAACCTAGCGAAAGATATTGAATCGCTTCCGTCGAGCAGCTTTCTCGTCATACAAACTTCAACTGATAA ACATTTAATCAACCAAAATATTAACAGTGCTCAGAACTATGGTGCACCATCGAGCCCTCAACCTGGAATTGCTGGACAATCAGGCCGGGGAGCATCAGTG